The window TCTATATGTAGCATTAGTCCTTCGCTCATTCTTTCTACTTCTAAATCTTTGAAATTAAGGTTCCATAGCGTGTCTGAATTTGATGAAAAGAAGCGAAGCTGTCGCAGGAGGCTCTCCGATCACAATGCACGGCGCCGCAAACCTCAGCAAGAAACTATCCAGTTCAATTCAGCGAGGCTTTCTTCATTGTTTTATGGTATGTTGTCTATATTTGGTATTGGCATTTCCCTTTACGGAACGTAGCTTTGAGTACTCAAACAACATGCTTCAATAATACTTATATAGAATTAGTTAACATGGACTGTAATTTGTCTGACTAATCGACAAGAATCTATTCCTAAAGTTTCTTTCCTCATGTAAACCAGTTGTGTACTGGCATTAATTTTAACAATCCAGATACATTTAAGGCGCTAACATCACTTTAATCTAAAACAATAACGTGTGCATAGAGTTGATAAGAATTTGTTATGCTTGAGCAATTGTCTTCTGGAAAGTGGGTTTTTTGTTGGATCATCTGCTAATCCATAAAGGCATTGGTGTGAATTACTAATTATCTTCTTTTGCGATTTTATGTTTATAGGTAACAGCCAACCTATGAATTTCGTACTCAACCACGCACAACTCATTCACTCCAGAGCTGCTGCAAACTCTACCTGGGAGAGGACTCAAGACTCTAAATTCAGTATAACAAGAGGGTTTACTCCAAAGGCTGAAAGAACTGGCAGCACAAATGGGAAGTCGCTACTGGAGGGGATTCAGTTTTCAGGGGGTGTGGGTGCACAGAGTAATGCATCTAGCTTGTTCTTGCCCTCCAAGGGCACCACAGCCGAGGTTTCCCATCAAGGTTTGTTTCGCTATTTTGAATCCAAAGCCTTTGTTCAGTGCGATCTTTGCATTTTGTTTGATTGTGTAAAGCAGATTTCTACTGTTGCCCTGCCTTTATTTGTGTCTTTTTGTAAAAGTAGTTTTATCAATTTAGTTGCTTACTGGATTAAATCATTAATTACATACTCCTGCATGCAGCAGTTCTTGTTAAATTATATTTCCTTCCTAATTAGaactctttatctttttttttgtttcataagGCTAATTAGTAGTCAGCAATAGCTGCATTATATTCGCATTATGTGTTACAGAGTATGATCTTATCTGGAACCCAATAATAAATGTGCCATAGTCTACTTGTGCCTTTTCTGCATCTGGCACCCATGTGTGATGAAGACAGAAGCAAGCACTTCGGTTGTAAGCCCTATTTATATCTAGGAGACCTTTATTTTTGCTTGAACTATAGTCTTTGATGTCCTGAAATACTTCCTTATATACTAGACTTTTCAAGGCGTTTTCATCCAGGAGTTAATTATGAAATTTTGCGTGTGTGCTACCAATGAGGCTTCAAAATGATTGAAGCAGAACTAGACTTGCTATAATTTTGCACTGAGGCTGAGGGTTGGAGATTATGAATTTGTCTTTTTTTTCCCTCATACTTACAAAAATTGAAAGATGAAGCTGACAACATACAGCCCATACCTAATATCACCCCTTCTGACAGAGTTGAAGTAATTCTGAGATGAGTTGGTAAGTTTGTTCCTAATTAGAGATTGAAGCACTGCATGTGAGATAACAATCATTTGCACTTAGCTTGCAAAAAGTTAGCAGTTGCACAATGACATAAGAGACTCACAATCGGCAGGAGACATTTAGGGTTTGATTCCCAAGGCATTTATCATCCTCTTAATTTGCTTCCGACAAAACTAGAAAATATCTTACTTGTCAAAGTAAAGACTAGAGAATGCATCTTATAAATTGTTTAGTTACTCTTTTTATCTCAGGGGTTCATTTCAATTGAAATTAGATATTCACCTCTATTTATTGTGGACCTTTTATCTGCGGAGATTTTGCTATATATGGAAGATACAGAACGTATCATGTCTaatgtatacatatataactgATGGTAACAGTAGAACTGACTGTTCTGTTTGAAAATGGAGTCAGGATCAACGAATCGgctcaatttatttttcatgtagatattttatggaagaaaaaaaaaaggtgattgaaaatttgaaatgcTGTGTGTGTCCTCTAGAATTTTGAAAAGTTGCTCTTTAATATGTTCACTGCAAAGAATCGTGGAATGCCGAAATGCTTTGTAAAGTACAGACGATTCGAGTGTTAGGAAACTGATTGGAAGTGCTAGACGGTAGAATTCCATCTTAAATAATGCCGAAATGCTTTGTAAAGTACAGACGATTCGAGTGTTAGGAAACTGATTGGAAGTGCTAGACGGTAGAATTCcatcttaaattttctcaagtACGTTAGTTTTTCTGTTTTCTCTCAGGTGCCAAGGAATCCACGTTCAATATGGTTATAGGACCGGAATTTCCTCGTGCTCTCTCTCTTCTGTCAACTAATTCCTGGGGTTCATCTGAGCCTGAGACTGTTTCACTGCGCCATGCAAATCAGACCAGCATGCCCGAGCAGATGATGCAGGCAATTCCACAGGGTGTGCCACATATCTCCAGTCAATATTGGCAGGGTGGACAACATTCATCTGGTCCTCGTGACCATACATTGGCTGCTAATAGCCACAGTGGGGGTAGCTTACAGGAAATGGGACTGTTCAAAGCTCCATTCGACACATACTTTTATCTCAACGCATTTAACTGAAGCCAACATCTAAAGCCTTTACGTGTATTTTCAGAGGATTTGGTTAGCTTCCCATTGTCTTTTGACATGTCAAAACTTGGATCAAGCAGAAGGTCTGTTAGTAGGATACTTCAAGCAGTTTGTTTGCCCTCTTAAATTAGTGCtggtatataaaaaatatataggttTGGGCTTTTAAACTCCGAAGGAAGTCTAGTATTATGAAATATGCAGTAAATTTAGTTTGCTTAATTTAGGCAGTGACATGGATTCTGAAGAATTGTAGTTTCTTGATTCTGCAACTAGGCACATAACTGCACAGGTCCCAGTTATTAATGACTCTTTATCCCGTTTCATCATCTTCTGCAGTGTTGAAGAATTATGATGTTTGAGGTCCtagtttaatttattttcacTTGAAATTCCCTGGGATCAATGTTAACAACCTTTTCGGTCTTCTTAAATAGGCATGAAGTGTTACATTCATACTCCCTtcattccaaaataaatgaattgttgagctattgaaataaataaatgaattgttgagctATTTTTTCAATGTTCAAAGTAAAATGAATTGTTCATTATTTAAGAGATGTTGGAaagttttttcaattttaccctttcatttaatgagtttcttaaatattttatattttttaggagaataatttaagaacaattaaaaggATAATAGTGAAAAAGTAATCTAAAATTTATGTTCTAAAAGATTATTTTAAGGTGTGAGTCATATcccaataatttaaatattttaaaatggagggagtattgaTCTAGATAAATTAAACTGGTAGATTAATAAATGTCTAGCTAGTTTTCTTAAAGAGGAAAGCGAACCAATTCCCGTTCCGCACATAAAGTCTCTTGGAGTCCAAACACTTGTTCATGTATAAGATCTTGGCTTAATTATACTAAACATGACGATTTAGGATCGGATACACCTTTATAGTTAAATATCAAATGCATTTATCTATTGTGTTAGGAATTCTACACTTACATCACTTGTGTGATCTTTCAGACCACTGGGATAGTGAAAGAATAATTTGGTTACGTTCATAGGGAGATCAAGCTTAtttgaattttctaaattatttagaTCATTCTTCTTAGAAGTACTGAAGGGTTGGGATCCCCTCCGGTACCTCTAAGAGGTTAATGCAAGTTACAACTAACACTTTCAATTTGCAACTTATAGTAAATTTTTagtataaaaaggaaaaaaatgttataaaatataaagtaaaaacaaGCAGAatggagagagaaaaaatgaaactTCTTTATTTGTCTTGAGGAATTCTTGAGCGGTtaaataacaatgaaggaaaaccttTTTATTTATATGGAAAATTTAACTTTAGcatttctaacttttccataaatatacattcactatatatggtaaagtatacattcactatatatggtaatacatttataacactcctcattgaatgtctaattgatagataatgtgcctcattaaaactttactagaaaaaactcagtggAAAAAAATCCAATGAAGGAAGTACACATCTCTAAGTATGCATATAGTctgcctcattaaaaacattacaaggaaaattcagtgggacaaaatctcgtacaatgcgtattaactccccctaatgagaacattcttgaacttttgcatctcaatcttgtgcaccatcttcttgaaagttgcaattggaagagacttagtgaataaatcaaccaTATTATCatttgaatgaatctgttgcacgttaatatcatcattcttttagagctcatgtgtatagaaaagttttGACGAAGTGTGCTTCGtactatctccttttatgaatcctcccttaagttgtgttatgcatgctgaattatcttcatataaaattgtgggtagttTGTTACATTtaaaaccacatttttctcgaatgagctGTATCATGGGCCTTAACCACACATATTCTCAggttgcttcatgaatagctattatctagcatggttcgatgaagtggctacaatTGACTACTTTATAGATCTCCAAGAAAtgacagtacccccacatatgaactcattgcatgtttgagaccaatacccagcatcagcataatcaacaagatccGGAAtggaatatttaaaataaaataagtccaTATCGGTAGTCCTTTTTAGGTACCGCAATATATTTTTGATCCCATTGCGATGTCTCCTAGCAGGAGgagaactatatcttgctaacaaatcaaccaaaaaggctatatcaggtcttgtagtatttgcaagatacattagtgcgccaattgcactaagatatggtacttcataaccaattcaactCTATACATTTTTCATTTCAGCAaacaatctattgcttttgaaaactctctgagaatttcaataattttcaagtcataaatttatgcaatataagaattataaataagttttctaaaaacttttatatgtttcaaatattttgaatccttaatcatataaattttgtcaagtgacaatattcaacatttcatatatgacatcttcaagtgtctggactgcaaatcaataagttttatgcttaccaaaatacattctttcatgtcacttgataaatatttctacgtcagtatgcttaaataaatgtagaatttagatcctcataatcttttacaatattacgtcaatattgtatcaaagatgtCATCGATGATATACCATTTGTATCaattcacaatgtgacataacattttgagatctcgtCACTTCAtcattttcaggtacctgaacctttcataaggtttcacgaagtgttatgtcataggctttTTAAGAGCACATTGGctccttattatgatcatttgctcctttttctttttcaagaattattgcaTTTAGAACTGATTGATCTACTATGCTTCATGCATGttgtagactttgtccttcaggGACATTCAATTTGGAGTATTTACAACTAAACATGAGATTAATTTAGCAAATGCTTTTAGCATTtaaacttgaattatcttttgaatgaggatcatattgatgataattcACAACATATTTCTTAGCTGTTTATTATCTTTCCctcatgttaggaaaactaacatacatctcaatttactttagagaattcatctttgtgcatcatgctATATCTATTGATCATATACCGCACGTAAAAAAAATTAGATGGAATATTTAGTTCATGACCTTaaaccaattgagaggaaagaaataatcataatctaTTGATCTAAtacatacaagtgttattgtatgcaaaatatcatattttagaccaacacatgaagctttattctcattaacaatggtttgactatttatcaaaggcattcaatggCAAATCACTATTATCAAgataaattgtcttgattacatcatctgaaaattatgttcttaactcaattttattgatcaagtaactttatgaatatcaaactgtaggttgacaataaCGTATATGtaatcatcttattgatgcatcttttcaacatatcacatgataggtgaatgggctcttatttactttttatacttttcagattttaaaagagtcaatcccaacattagttgatctaaccaacttatcatgagacaaataatataagtaattcttgaagaatattctaattctcaaaatatagtcaatatgcacatctttgggatgttacaatcgttcatgtcaacttatgaacttattaaagtagtaaactccaagtttgtCAAGACGTTcttttttgctttagtaaatttcagatttaataTGACATGAatcaatttcatatttactacTTTGGAAGTAGATTTGAAAATAACTCTTGCCAATTATTCAGTCTCACTTGAAAGTGAGTTATGATactatcacaatcaagtgcatgtttATATTGACAATCTTTACTAAATATAATCACATTCACCTCAGGAAATGGTTTTGTACTTTTAACAACCAAAATTCTCATTCCTggaaatgaaatataattgtaccttaagcctatcaaattttgataacttataacctctttcatgatattgctacttcaggagcaaatcgaggcataaatATAATGTAGAggatttttctctaacatatattaaaatcataataagcgtgtgaaaatatcacttttgatgattattatcatattatttttccaCGCTTATATTCATACATTCAATGACTTGTCTTCTTATAGAAATATTATGTACCGCTACTAGATTCACTTCAAGGAATGAAGCGTATTCAATGGGATAAATTTTATTACTTTACAAAAGAtacattattttaccttagccatcattatatcatcaatatggttcATTGAGATttaaactcaacgtcttatccatataaaggcatcttaggtAATAATCAACAGGATTTGAACCCAATATCTTATTATCATGGTGCATCAAAACTCTAACTCGATACCTTTAGTGCGATGAAATTTGAATCCACCATCTTACCTTCAATCAATATCTTAAAAggcaaaaatattaatcaaattcaCACAATAATTTGAAGAAGCAAAAACAATGCATAGTCAGCAAGTAGTATCTCTTTATGAATCATACAATAATTGAAGTAAATTTTCAGCCAAATAATTTTACACCATTCTTGAATAAAACAACATCAAGGTTAGAATATAGGATAATAATATTAACTTTACATGTGTTGGCAACTAAATGCCAAAacttatactccctccatttcaaaataattgaattgttggggTATGGCACACCTCTTAAGAAAAAACTTTTAGGACATAAATTGTAGGTTACTTTCTATTATTATCCTTTTAATTATTCTTATATTACTCTCCTAGAAAATGTGAAGTACTTAAGAACCTCATTAAATGAAAGGGTAAAATTAGAAGAAATTTACAACATGTCTCTTgaagaatgaaaaatttatttattttggacattggaaaataactcaacaatttatttattttggaatggAGGAAGTATATCTGCAACACCCCAGACTTTGGTCCTTGt of the Capsicum annuum cultivar UCD-10X-F1 chromosome 11, UCD10Xv1.1, whole genome shotgun sequence genome contains:
- the LOC107839544 gene encoding squamosa promoter-binding-like protein 3 isoform X2; the protein is MEWNVKWDWGNLVMFGSKASESPKELQLTDWGVEEEGELDGGSFNLSSGGSGSGGYGSDVKCGSSVKSSISASTDSSPKEGFKAPNFAFEVFDVSNEDRSKKLEPSKVEVFRNSPPMEASVGSVEPVIGLKLGKRICETIGGGSSAKVSSSFPNPTSSAAATKKAKSSSQNAPIPCCQVEGCNLVLSSAKEYYRKHRVCDSHSKCPKVIVAGVARRFCQQCSRFHSVSEFDEKKRSCRRRLSDHNARRRKPQQETIQFNSARLSSLFYGNSQPMNFVLNHAQLIHSRAAANSTWERTQDSKFSITRGFTPKAERTGSTNGKSLLEGIQFSGGVGAQSNASSLFLPSKGTTAEVSHQGAKESTFNMVIGPEFPRALSLLSTNSWGSSEPETVSLRHANQTSMPEQMMQAIPQGVPHISSQYWQGGQHSSGPRDHTLAANSHSGGSLQEMGLFKAPFDTYFYLNAFN